AAGACGTTCAGTTTGACGATAAGGACCATAACCACCATCTTTATCTATACTTTCATCCCAATCTAGTCCTAGCCATGCCAAGTTTTTCAATTGACTGGCTTCTCCACCTTCTACATTTCTTTTTAAGTCTGTATCTTCTATCCTTACGATAAATTTCCCGTTTAAACTTCTTGCAAATAAATAATTAAATAGTGCAGCTCTAGCATTACCTATATGTAAATGTCCAGTTGGACTAGGTGCATAACGAACACGAACTTCTTCTCTAGACATGCTTTCTCCTCCTATATACTCTCCAATATTTCAAATCATAGCATATCTTTTGTTAAACAAACAACCGATAAAGCAGAGATCCCTTCACCTCTACCGTTGAATCCAAGCTTTTCAGTTGTTGTAGCTTTAACATTCACTTGTGATGGATCGGCTTCTAACAATCCAGAAATAACAGACACCATTTGTGGAATATATGGGGCCATTTTAGGTTTTTGCGCAATAATCGTTGCATCTACATTTCCCAGTTTAAATCCTTCATCCTTTACCATTTTCCATACTTCTTTCAATAATGCCTTACTATCAGCATCTTTAAATTCCTCTGAAGTATCTGGAAAATGCGTTCCAATATCCCCTTTACCAATTGCACCTAAGATAGCATCCGTTATGGCATGTAAAAGAACATCTGCATCAGAATGCCCTAACAGCCCTTTCTCATAGGGTATTTCCACCCCACCAATAATACAAGCTCGTCCCTCAACTAACTGATGCACATCAAATCCTTGCCCAATACGAATCATTATTATGTTCCCCTCTCCCCATAACCTTATTTCCCACCTATGTTGTTCGAAGTTGTTTTTTTAGCCAATATAAACTGAGCATACTCCAAATCATCAGGTGTTGTTATTTTTATATTTTGATAGTCTCCTGGAACTACATGAATTGAAGCACCTACCATCTCCATTAACATGGCATCGTCAGTTCCAAGTAACTTTTTTTCTTTTGCATACTCATGTGCCTTTAATAATTCTTTTAAACGAAAAACTTGTGGGGTTTGAATCGACCATAACTGTTTGCGATCTGGTGTTGACAATACATCCATATTCTCGTTCACAATTTTAATAGTATCTTTAACAGGAACAGCCAAAACCGCAGCACCTTTTTCCTCTGCTTTTCTCCAGCAAGACATGATGTCATTCACTGTTACAAATGGACGAACACCATCATGAATCATAACCCATTCAATGGATTCATCAAATGAACGAAGCCCTTTGTAAACTGAGTCCTGACGTTCCTTTCCCCCTGGAATCACACTGGTTACTTTATGAAGATGATATGTTTCTTTGTATGATTCAACCTGCTTTACATCTTCTGTTCCTACAACGACATGAATATGTTTTATTTCTTTTATATGATGAAATTGTTCTAAAGTATGTACAAGAATAGGTTTGTTTTGCAGCTCAATATACTGCTTGCTTTGTTCAGTTTTCATTCTTGTTCCCTTACCTGCTGAAACGATAACTACACCCAAATTTGACATCCAATCCCCACCTAAAACACAAAATAGAAATGTCCAAAATCATTACATGAACTTTGAACACTCCTATATATCATAATGTTTTTATAGCGCTTTTTCCAATAATTTTGGTTTAGCAAATATCATACGACCAGCAGAGGTTTGTAAAACACTAGTCACCAGCACCTCTATATTCGTTCCAATAAAATCACTTCCACCTTCCACCACAATCATAGTGCCATCGTCAAGATAGGCTACACCTTGTCCATTTTCTTTCCCATCTTTAATGACTTGCACCAACATTTCTTCACCTGGCAGTACAACAGGTTTTACAGCATTGGCAAGATCATTAATATTAAGAACTGAAACACCTTGCAGCTCACATACTTTGTTTAAATTATAATCATTTGTTACCACTTTACCCATTAGTACCTTTGCTAATTTCACTAACTTGGAATCTACTTCTGAAATCTCCTCGAAATCTCCTTCATAAATCAACACTTTTACGTCTAATTCTTTTTGAATTTTATTTAAAATATCCAACCCTCTACGTCCACGATTTCTTTTTAACAAATCTGAAGAATCAGCAATATGTTGTAATTCTTCCAGTACAAATTCAGGGATCACTAATGTTCCTTCCACAAAACCTGTTTTACATATATCTGCTATTCTGCCATCTATAATAACACTTGTATCTAATATTTTATGATCCCCAGCAAATCCTTCATTCTCCCTATTTTCCTTAGATTGATCTTTTCTCGATATGATGGAACTGATTTCCTCTTTTTTACTGAACCCAACTCTAAATCCCATATATCCTAAAATGACAGAGAAAATAATCGGAACAAAATTACCCATCCCATTAATTGTTGAAATAGCTGGATACAACATAACGGAGACAAGTAAACCGAAAATAAGTCCTACAATACCTGATAACAAGTGTGATAATGGAAGTCTAGCTAACTTCTCCTCCATCTTTTCAATCACATTATTATAAAAAAAGATTGCGATTAAAGAGATTAGGAAAAACAACAACATACCTGCTCCCATAATAATATATTGACTATTTTGTTGTGTTTCTAAGCCAATCAAGGATTCAAAAAAACGATTAAACCTATATCCTATTACACCTCCAATGATAACGAACCCTATTTGTATCAACCTTTTTAACATATAATAATTTCACCTCCTAGTTTCTTTAGAAAATCCCTCCTTACAATTATGAACCAAATTTTAACAACCTAATCTTTTTCAACTAATTTTCATCATATAATTTCGATTGAAACCTTTGAATTATTAGCATTTTTCTTATATAATGGAAATAAATGCAGCATAATGAGGTGAACTTTTAACGTTATGCAATTAAAACAATTTCAAAATCAAGTATCAGATCTACTTCTCCGTCACCGAAGTCTTATGGATGTATTATCAAAGTTTGATCAATCTAATTCATCCATACATCGCGCCGTTGTAAAAGCAGTTACAGAATGCGGTTGTATTGAAATTCAGGCACAAAAACAAACCTACTCTACAGAAATGACATTAGAACAGGCAAAGGAATTGCTTGAAAACCATCTACAGGGGCAAATGTGTGATCAATGTAAGGAAGCTGTGGTTTCAGAGCTTGGAAAGAATTTATTTTACATGTCTTCACTTTGTAATCTGTTAGATATTGATCTTGAAGATACGGTAAGTAAAGAATCTAAAAAATGTGCGACACTTGGTTTTTTTAATTTATCTTAAAAAGTAAGCCGTCCAACATTGGACGGTATTTTTTTAAGATTTCATAGTAAAAGACTTCAATAAAAAAAGAACCTTTTTCATTTTGAACAAGGTTCTTTTTTTTTAATTGTTTCGAGCTTCTTTGTATTTGTTTAATGCTGTTCTAATAACATCACTAGCGTTTTTTTTTAAGCCATATACTGCGTAAAAAATCAATGGGAGGAACAAGTATTTCGTATATCCTCCAAATTGTTCTGGTAATAAAATCACTAATATTACAATGGATACAACTAAAAACATAGCTACTAATAATGTATATCTAGAAATTCCTACTGTTTTTAAGCTTGGATATTTCACATTGCTCACCATTAATAAAGATAAAACAATCGTAATGACAACAAGTAAAATGGGATGAATACCTTCATGGAATAATGCCAA
The window above is part of the Chengkuizengella sp. SCS-71B genome. Proteins encoded here:
- a CDS encoding PIN/TRAM domain-containing protein; translated protein: MLKRLIQIGFVIIGGVIGYRFNRFFESLIGLETQQNSQYIIMGAGMLLFFLISLIAIFFYNNVIEKMEEKLARLPLSHLLSGIVGLIFGLLVSVMLYPAISTINGMGNFVPIIFSVILGYMGFRVGFSKKEEISSIISRKDQSKENRENEGFAGDHKILDTSVIIDGRIADICKTGFVEGTLVIPEFVLEELQHIADSSDLLKRNRGRRGLDILNKIQKELDVKVLIYEGDFEEISEVDSKLVKLAKVLMGKVVTNDYNLNKVCELQGVSVLNINDLANAVKPVVLPGEEMLVQVIKDGKENGQGVAYLDDGTMIVVEGGSDFIGTNIEVLVTSVLQTSAGRMIFAKPKLLEKAL
- the ispF gene encoding 2-C-methyl-D-erythritol 2,4-cyclodiphosphate synthase, whose product is MIRIGQGFDVHQLVEGRACIIGGVEIPYEKGLLGHSDADVLLHAITDAILGAIGKGDIGTHFPDTSEEFKDADSKALLKEVWKMVKDEGFKLGNVDATIIAQKPKMAPYIPQMVSVISGLLEADPSQVNVKATTTEKLGFNGRGEGISALSVVCLTKDML
- a CDS encoding DUF1573 domain-containing protein; protein product: MQLKQFQNQVSDLLLRHRSLMDVLSKFDQSNSSIHRAVVKAVTECGCIEIQAQKQTYSTEMTLEQAKELLENHLQGQMCDQCKEAVVSELGKNLFYMSSLCNLLDIDLEDTVSKESKKCATLGFFNLS
- the ispD gene encoding 2-C-methyl-D-erythritol 4-phosphate cytidylyltransferase gives rise to the protein MSNLGVVIVSAGKGTRMKTEQSKQYIELQNKPILVHTLEQFHHIKEIKHIHVVVGTEDVKQVESYKETYHLHKVTSVIPGGKERQDSVYKGLRSFDESIEWVMIHDGVRPFVTVNDIMSCWRKAEEKGAAVLAVPVKDTIKIVNENMDVLSTPDRKQLWSIQTPQVFRLKELLKAHEYAKEKKLLGTDDAMLMEMVGASIHVVPGDYQNIKITTPDDLEYAQFILAKKTTSNNIGGK